In Pseudomonadales bacterium, the sequence ATCATTCCTTAATGGATTGCAAGAGCCGGAGCTGGGCGTGCATCGATCAGCGACGCAGGCCAAGTCGGGCGATCAATTGGGTGTAGCGCGCGTTGTCGGTGCGCTTCAGGTAGTCGAGCAGCTTGCGGCGCTGGTTGACCATGCGAATCAGACCACGGCGGGAGTGGTGGTCCTTCTTGTTCTGTTCGAAATGGGGTTGCAGCTTCTGGATGTTGGCGGTCAGCAATGCAACCTGCACCTCGACGGAACCGGTGTCGCCCTCACTGCGCTGGTACTGCTTGACCACTGCTGCCTTTTCTTCTGCACTCATCGACATCTCATGACTCCTGATTG encodes:
- the rpsO gene encoding 30S ribosomal protein S15 codes for the protein MSMSAEEKAAVVKQYQRSEGDTGSVEVQVALLTANIQKLQPHFEQNKKDHHSRRGLIRMVNQRRKLLDYLKRTDNARYTQLIARLGLRR